A genomic window from Triticum urartu cultivar G1812 chromosome 7, Tu2.1, whole genome shotgun sequence includes:
- the LOC125524795 gene encoding dirigent protein 5-like, with the protein MTMASPFGVFVCLLIVLPQIQAASIPYNGTVPLQGCQIPCMTEVNLHLFLHQFVDGPNQPNRNEETLLQTSFPFGFGTTIVHDWTLTETTNSKDTVVARAQGVHVQAGLTKDNRWYMTHNIEFEQGRFAGSTLQVIGITAGLESGQWSIVGGTGQFIMAQGIISFTNHPASTWEDGIKELNIRARYTNPQPA; encoded by the exons ATGACCATGGCTAGTCCATTCGGCGTCTTTGTTTGTCTACTCATAGTGCTACCTCAAATCCAGGCCGCTTCTATCCCCTACAATGGGACTGTACCTCTTCAGGGGTGTCAGATCCCTTGTATGACCGAAGTTAACTTGCACTTGTTCTTGCACCAATTCGTCGATGGACCAAACCAGCCAAACCGCAATGAGGAAACCTTGCTCCAAACAAGTTTTCCTTTTGGGTTTGGGACGACGATAGTTCATGACTGGACTCTTACCGAGACAACAAATTCCAAAGATACAGTTGTTGCACGTGCACAAGGCGTGCATGTCCAAGCTGGTTTAACCAAGGATAATAGATGGTACATGACTCATAACATAGAGTTTGAGCAAGGAAG GTTTGCAGGGTCTACCCTTCAGGTGATTGGCATAACAGCGGGTTTGGAAAGTGGCCAGTGGTCCATTGTTGGTGGGACTGGTCAATTCATTATGGCACAGGGTATAATAAGTTTCACAAATCATCCTGCCTCTACTTGGGAAGATGGTATTAAAGAACTTAATATCCGTGCACGCTACACGAATCCGCAACCT GCTTGA